In Fusarium oxysporum Fo47 chromosome IX, complete sequence, the following proteins share a genomic window:
- a CDS encoding Pyruvate/Phosphoenolpyruvate kinase-like domain-containing protein — protein MGSGNFFKAALDKGAGPSLGYWQMMPSTNISRMLAQTPGCDWVLIDCEHGDLDDRDMRQCVPAVAAAGASPIILVPLLQTAQEARDIVKAAKFPPMGNRGFGSPFSMGRFKPVPTSDEYLQQANDSLLTLVQIETKSALDNLEEIAAVEGIDVLFIGPFDLGNSIGYPILNGVVKPELKAAINRILEVSRKAGKKCGIYSGSGEQAKGYIEAGFNMVHIGTDYAMLQQATRAEMGTARGRDLGKRHRSPMLDEPVLTPIHCILQIALPKTIHG, from the exons ATGGGTTCAGGCAATTTCTTCAAGGCGGCGCTTGACAAAGGTGCAGGGCCGAGCCTTGGGTATTGGCAGATGATGCCCAGCACCAACATCTCACGGATGCTCGCGCAGACGCCCGGCTGTGACTGGGTATTGATTGACTGCGAGCACGGTGATCTTGACG ATCGAGACATGCGCCAATGCGTCCCAGCCGTTGCAGCAGCCGGCGCATCGCCGATT ATCCTCGTTCCTCTCCTGCAAACAGCACAAGAAGCTCGCGATATCGTAAAGGCGGCCAAGTTTCCTCCCATGGGAAACCGTGGATTCGGAAGCCCATTCTCCATGGGTCGCTTCAAGCCCGTCCCTACGTCGGATGAGTATCTACAACAAGCCAACGACAGTCTGCTAACCCTAGTTCAAATCGAGACGAAGTCTGCTTTGGACAACCTCGAAGAAATTGCAGCCGTTGAAGGTATCGACGTTTTATTCATTGGGCCTTTCGATCTTG GTAATAGCATTGGATACCCTATCCTCAACGGTGTTGTAAAGCCAgagctcaaggctgccatTAACCGCATTCTTGAAGTCTCGCGTAAGGCAGGGAAGAAATGTGGTATTTATTCGGGATCTGGGGAGCAGGCGAAGGGATATATCGAGGCAGGATTTAATATGGTTCATATTGGGACGGATTACGCCATGCTTCAACAGGCTACGAGAGCTGAGATGGGCACTGCTCGAGGGAGAGATTTAGGAAAGCGC CATAGGAGCCCGATGCTAGACGAGCCAGTCCTCACACCCATCCACTGCATTTTACAA ATTGCGTTGCCTAAAACAATTCACGGATGA
- a CDS encoding Alpha/Beta hydrolase protein, with protein MSIPWNDDSVFESYNLIEETFKTVSSHNIKTAILIPKNLKPGHHPIIYHIHGGFLVMGSGLFGPFFPKWVDKLALQNSAIIVSPDYRLLPSANGLDDVFEDVEDGWQWTKNNLPDILEEKAPGHSIDFSQVLLAGGSAGGYCSTQLALSHPEDFHSLAVVYPLLDTKDRLYLQGALPNEPTVLRMPLEEIPSMEDTLAWIEKTRKKPESRAGFERTPFAVAACQRGIFASHMLDNKGLDKVDFHPLERIEAGAKLPKHMWIMHGDDDSTVPIRGSEKFVDLVAEKLPETVVRYDPVAGEDHGFEFDEKRWESFADEALAFVRDSWLA; from the exons ATGTCTATCCCTTGGAACGACGACTCAGTCTTTGAGTCTTACAACCTTATTGAAGAGAC ATTCAAGACTGTCTCGTCTCATAATATCAAAACAGCCATTCTAATCCCCAAAAACCTCAAGCCTGGTCACCATCCAATCATCTACCATATCCACGGTGGTTTTCTCGTCATGGGGAGTGGCTTGTTCGGTCCTTTTTTCCCAAAGTGGGTTGACAAACTTGCGCTCCAAAACTCCGCCATCATCGTCTCCCCCGACTACAGATTATTGCCCTCTGCGAATGGCCTGGATGATGTTTTCGAGGATGTCGAAGATGGCTGGCAGTGGACCAAGAATAATTTGCCTGATATTTTGGAGGAGAAGGCTCCTGGTCACTCTATTGACTTTTCGCAAGTCCTTCTTGCTGGCGGATCAGCTGG TGGATACTGCTCTACCCAGCTTGCTCTCTCTCATCCAGAAGATTTCCACTCTCTTGCTGTCGTATACCCTCTGCTGGACACAAAAGACAGACTCTATCTTCAAGGTGCACTCCCCAACGAACCAACCGTGTTGCGCATGCCGCTAGAAGAAATTCCATCGATGGAAGACACTCTAGCTTGGATCGAAAAAACGCGTAAGAAACCTGAATCAAGAGCTGGTTTTGAGAGGACACCCTTCGCAGTTGCAGCTTGTCAGCGGGGTATTTTCGCATCTCACATGCTGGACAACAAGGGTCTTGACAAGGTGGATTTCCATCCTCTTGAGAGAATCGAAGCTGGTGCCAAGTTGCCCAAACATAT GTGGATCATGCATGGAGACGATGACTCGACCGTCCCAATCCGCGGCTCTGAGAAGTTCGTAGATTTAGTGGCTGAGAAGTTACCAGAGACTGTTGTGCGGTATGATCCTGTTGCTGGCGAGGACCATGGATTCgagtttgatgagaagagatggGAATCTTTTGCTGATGAGGCACTTGCCTTTGTGAGAGATTCATGGCTGGCTTAG
- a CDS encoding DSS1/SEM1 family-domain-containing protein, whose protein sequence is MASTDPKTTDDKPAEQKPEQKPAALGEDDEFEDFPVDDWPEDQTEAAKGSGETKHLWEESWDDDDTSDDFSQQLREELKKVEAAKRR, encoded by the exons ATGGCATCCACAGATCCCAAGACCACAGACGACAAGCCCGCTGAGCAGAAGCCAGAGCAGAAGCCCGCCGCTCTCGGCGAGGACGACGAGTTCGAGGACTTCCCCGTCGACG ACTGGCCAGAGGATCAGACCGAGGCTGCAAAGGGCAGCGGCGAGACAAAGCACCTTTGGGAAGAGAGCTGGGACGACGATGACACGAGCGACGACTTCTCGCAACAACTTCG AGAGGAACTGAAGAAGGTCGAGGCTGCTAAACGCCGATAG
- a CDS encoding Zinc/iron permease, producing the protein MDSAKPQCGGSGTGEDYPLGLHVGGLFAVFAVSAFGAGFPVAAKRIKWLKMPPKIFFACKHFGTGVLIATAFVHLLPTAFGSLTNPCLPDLFTEIYPAMPGVIMMAAMFLLFMVELYLNAKTGGHSHGGPTGTTVTVVQPPPPRPQRPFPETANFNHTHTRNDSNVSDDYDDVDYEKAMARELYEKENKPHAYSYEQDSNSSMPAWFVVFYEQYIRQRSEMMDMIKQTQYSSQVAIDDKPSPEVSQSFFDEEGQTIDQATYKRMSMNITLLEGGILFHSVFVGMTIAMTTDGLVVLLTAIMFHQMFEGLGLGARIAAVPYPRGSFRPWLLVLAFGSTAPIGQAIGIASRNSYDPESALGLIMVGVFNSISSGLLIYAALVNLLVEDFLSEEAQHLMKKKDKIAALCWIGLGAFGMSVVGAFA; encoded by the exons ATGGATTCTGCAAAGCCTCAATGTGGTGGATCGGGGACGGGTGAGGACTATCCTCTTGGCTTGCATGTCGGAGGTCTCT TCGCCGTATTTGCTGTTTCTGCTTTTG GCGCTGGCTTCCCCGTCGCTGCGAAGAGGATAAAGTGGCTCAAGATGCCTCCCAAGATCTTCTTTGCTTGCAAGCATTTCGGTACTGGAGTCTTGATTGCAACTGCTTTCGTTCAT TTGCTCCCAACAGCATTCGGCAGTCTCACTAATCCTTGTCTCCCCGACCTCTTCACCGAAATCTACCCCGCCATGCCCGGTGTCATCATGATGGCCGCGAtgtttctcctcttcatgGTCGAGCTCTACCTGAACGCCAAGACAGGCGGCCACTCTCACGGCGGCCCAACCGGCACTACAGTCACCGTTGTCCAGCCCCCGCCTCCTCGGCCTCAGCGCCCTTTCCCTGAGACCGCCAACTTCAACCATACTCACACTCGCAACGACTCCAACGTTTCTGACGACTACGACGATGTTGATTACGAGAAGGCCATGGCACGCGAGCTGTAcgagaaggagaacaagCCCCATGCCTACTCTTACGAGCAGGACAGCAACTCTTCCATGCCTGCTTGGTTCGTTGTTTTCTACGAGCAATACATTCGACAACGCTCTGAGATGATGGATATGATCAAGCAGACTCAGTACTCCTCCCAAGTCGCCATCGACGACAAGCCTAGCCCTGAAGTCAGCCAGTCATTCTTTGACGAGGAGGGTCAGACAATTGATCAGGCTACCTACAAGCGAATGTCGATGAACATCACCCTGCTCGAGGGAGGTATCCTGTTCCATTCTGTTTTCGTCGGAATGACAATCGCCATGACGACTGACGGTCTCGTCGTCCTTCTCACTGCCATCATGTTCCATCAGATGTTTGAGGGTCTCGGTCTCGGAGCCCGTATCGCTGCTGTGCCTTATCCTCGCGGAAGCTTCCGACCTTGGCTTCTTGTTCTGGCGTTTGGTTCTACTGCACCCATCGGACAGGCCATTGGAATCGCCAGCCGAAACTCGTACGACCCCGAGAGTGCACTCGGTCTGATTATGGTTGGAGTCTTCAACTCTAT CTCTTCTGGTCTTCTCATCTACGCTGCTCTGGTCAACCTCTTGGTTGAGGACTTCCTTTCCGAGGAAGCCCAGCACctcatgaagaagaaggacaagatcGCCGCTCTCTGCTGGATCGGCCTCGGCG CCTTTGGAATGTCTGTTGTCGGTGCTTTCGCTTAG
- a CDS encoding xylose isomerase-like protein — translation MHLSSHTWMRPEPLEHTLQRLVRLGYTSIELAGEPGQFPVASTRELLQKYNIKCWGTVTVMHGTRNLLASDPQQRRNTIEYMKQVVNMSAELGGQITTVVPGTVGTIVPSSTPGNEWKWAVEGLREVAAFAQAKGINIGLEPLNRFETYFLNRSNQALALADEVGYGVGIAFDPFHLALEEKDLIAAIHACKSRIVDFHVGDNNRLAPGDGSFDWPKIMKALTEAGYDGGLAVEFMPAIDRTPVGDYGKAQLETGEMDVTPDQLQFIIDHGSGLLSETYYTELLRRSAETLAPYVEK, via the coding sequence ATGCATCTCTCCTCTCATACCTGGATGCGTCCCGAGCCTCTTGAACATACCCTCCAAAGGCTCGTCCGTCTCGGTTACACCAGCATTGAACTCGCTGGCGAACCCGGCCAGTTCCCCGTCGCCTCAACCcgcgagcttcttcaaaaaTATAACATCAAATGCTGGGGAACCGTCACCGTCATGCACGGCACGCGAAACCTCCTCGCCTCTGATCCCCAACAAAGACGAAATACCATTGAGTATATGAAGCAAGTCGTGAACATGTCCGCTGAGCTCGGCGGCCAAATCACCACCGTGGTCCCTGGAACAGTTGGTACTATTGTTCCTTCTTCTACACCGGGGAATGAGTGGAAGTGGGCTGTTGAGGGTCTTCGTGAAGTTGCGGCCTTCGCACAGGCGAAGGGTATCAACATTGGCCTTGAGCCTTTGAATAGGTTTGAGACTTACTTTCTAAACCGATCAAACCAAGCTCTCGCTCTCGCCGATGAGGTTGGATATGGCGTTGGTATCGCTTTTGATCCATTCCaccttgcccttgaggagaaggatcTTATCGCAGCTATCCACGCATGCAAATCGCGAATCGTTGACTTTCACGTGGGTGACAACAACCGCCTTGCACCTGGAGATGGGTCTTTCGACTGGCCTAAAATTATGAAGGCATTAACTGAAGCTGGGTATGACGGTGGTCTGGCTGTTGAGTTTATGCCAGCTATTGATCGAACGCCTGTTGGGGATTATGGCAAGGCTCAGTTGGAGACGGGAGAGATGGATGTTACGCCTGATCAACTGCAGTTTATCATTGATCATGGGTCGGGATTATTATCTGAGACTTACTATACGGAGCTTTTGAGGAGGTCTGCTGAGACGCTGGCACCATA
- a CDS encoding Endonuclease/exonuclease/phosphatase, giving the protein MRFQSPLIAVASALWVLCPSVLAQEPAAPADASGSLSLNTDKPLWTFEYQTSTPNLANWIGLYYSAGGGPVDQKKGSSNSIKWKWAPHAEGDVQLDFGSLEPGNYTAFFLANGGYTWLAPPLQIIKGRELDGDVKFIVSDVSLPNARVGDGYSHSIRGLVRGGGGTMKFSSEGSNVDWIKISADGIISGTPTSSADKAVFTVRATGRDSAASGVFTINVAGSGKALLSQLKVLTLNMWNGGTRVTSYHDKQVKFLASSGADVVGIQEDQQGRHVPRLADALGWYHWSSGGDVGILSKYPIVEDYGVISGPARSGGVKIALDGKNQQINFFVAHLGYTPYGPYDTCYDHLPVDKIIQREAQSGRTPQMKTTLEGMKSQLDNADEIPVFFVGDFNAPSHLDYVDGLKEKNCGYTNIQWPTSILPKEKGLIDSFRVAHPDPVKEQGITWSPIYIWNGGYRKPEPLDRIDFILHKGKGLKVTDSHTVVVGEPKPEPNHKDNEWFSDHAAVLTTYEL; this is encoded by the coding sequence ATGAGATTCCAATCCCCTCTTATCGCAGTGGCTTCCGCCCTATGGGTGCTCTGCCCATCAGTCCTAGCCCAAGAACCCGCAGCTCCCGCGGATGCATCAGGTTCTTTATCCCTCAACACCGACAAGCCGTTATGGACATTTGAGTACCAAACTTCAACCCCcaacctcgccaactggATTGGTCTGTACTACAGCGCCGGCGGCGGGCCCGTGGACCAGAAGAAGGGCTCGTCCAATTCTATCAAGTGGAAGTGGGCGCCTCACGCCGAGGGCGATGTGCAGCTTGACTTTGGAAGCCTTGAGCCTGGAAACTACACTGCTTTCTTCCTGGCGAATGGGGGTTATACGTGGCTCGCTCCGCCTCTTCAGATCATCAAGGGTCGTGAGCTTGATGGTGATGTGAAGTTTATTGTTTCTGATGTTTCTCTGCCTAATGCCcgtgttggtgatggttaCTCGCATAGCATCAGAGGCCTCGTCCGTGGTGGAGGCGGCACGATGAAATTCTCCAGCGAAGGATCTAATGTTGACTGGATCAAGATCAGTGCTGATGGTATCATCTCTGGAACACCGACCTCAAGCGCCGACAAGGCCGTCTTCACTGTCCGTGCCACTGGAAGGGATTCCGCCGCTTCCGGTGTCTTCACCATCAACGTTGCTGGCTCTGGCAAGGCTCTGCTAAGCCAGCTCAAGGTTCTCACTCTCAACATGTGGAATGGCGGTACTAGAGTTACCAGCTACCACGACAAGCAGGTCAAGTTCCTTGCCTCGTCCGGCGCCGATGTTGTCGGTATCCAGGAAGACCAACAGGGTCGCCATGTTCCTCGTCTCGCTGATGCTCTGGGCTGGTATCACTGGTCCAGCGGCGGTGATGTCGGTATCCTTAGCAAGTACCCCATCGTCGAGGACTACGGTGTCATCAGCGGTCCTGCTCGTTCCGGTGGTGTCAAGATCGCCCTTGATGGCAAGAACCAGCAGATCAACTTCTTCGTTGCTCATCTGGGCTATACTCCTTACGGACCTTACGACACATGCTATGATCATTTGCCTGTCGACAAGATCATTCAGCGAGAAGCCCAGTCCGGTCGCACTCCTCAAATGAAGACTACCCTTGAGGGAATGAAGAGCCAGCTCGACAACGCTGACGAGATCcccgtcttcttcgtcggcgACTTCAACGCCCCCTCTCATCTCGACTACGTCGATGgtttgaaggagaagaactgCGGATACACCAATATCCAATGGCCTACCTCCATCCTccccaaggagaagggcCTCATCGACTCATTCCGCGTGGCTCATCCTGACCCCGTCAAGGAGCAGGGTATCACCTGGTCTCCCATCTACATCTGGAACGGCGGCTACCGAAAGCCCGAGCCCCTTGACAGAATTGACTTTATTCTTCACAAGGGTAAGGGCCTCAAGGTCACTGACTCTCACACTGTAGTTGTTGGTGAGCCTAAGCCTGAGCCTAACCATAAGGATAATGAGTGGTTCTCTGATCACGCGGCTGTCTTGACGACTTATGAGCTTTAG
- a CDS encoding phosphoglycerate kinase, with the protein MSLSNKLSITDVDVKGKRVLIRVDFNVPLDADKNITNNQRIVGALPTIKYALENGAKSVILMSHLGRPNGSPNEKYSLKPVVPELEKLLGKKVTFAPDCVGPEVEEIVNKAEDGAVILLENLRFHIEEEGSSKDKEGNKTKADKAQVEAFRKGLTALGDVYINDAFGTAHRAHSSMVGVDLPQKASGFLVKKELEYFAKALEEPQRPFLAILGGAKVSDKIQLIDNLLDKVNTLIICGGMAFTFKKTLEGVSIGNSLFDEAGSKTVGNLVEKAKAKGVKLVLPVDYITADKFDKDANTGYATDKDGIPDGWQGLDCGEESVKLYKEAIAEAKTILWNGPAGVFEFEKFASGTKATLDAVVDAVQKDGKIVIIGGGDTATVAKKYGVEDKLSHVSTGGGASLELLEGKELPGVTALSSK; encoded by the exons GTCGACTTCAACGTCCCTCTCGACGCCGAcaagaacatcaccaacaaccagCGAATTGTCGGTGCCCTCCCCACCATCAAGTACGCCCTCGAGAATGGCGCCAAGTCCGTCATCTTGATGTCCCATCTCGGCCGCCCCAACGGCTCCCCCAACGAGAAGTACTCTCTCAAGCCCGTTGTTCccgagctcgagaagcttctcggcAAGAAGGTTACCTTCGCTCCTGACTGTGTCGGTCCCGAGGTTGAGGAGATCGTCaacaaggctgaggatggcgctgtcatcctcctcgagaACCTCCGATTCCacattgaggaggagggctCTTCCAAGGATAAGGAGGGTaacaagaccaaggccgacAAGGCTCAGGTTGAGGCTTTCCGAAAGGGTCTGACCGCCCTTGGTGATGTCTACATCA ACGACGCTTTCGGCACTGCTCACCGTGCTCACTCCTCCATGGTCGGTGTCGACCTACCCCAGAAGGCCTCCGGTTTCctcgtcaagaaggagctcGAGTACTTCGCCAAGGCTCTCGAGGAGCCTCAGCGCCCcttcctcgccatcctcGGTGGTGCCAAGGTCTCCGACAAGATCCAGCTCATCGACAACCTCcttgacaaggtcaacacCCTGATCATCTGCGGTGGTATGGCTTTCACCTTCAAGAAGACTCTCGAGGGTGTCTCCATCGGTAACTCCCTCTTCGACGAGGCTGGCTCCAAGACCGTCGGCAACCTCgttgagaaggccaaggccaagggcgTCAAGCTCGTCCTCCCCGTTGACTACATCACCGCCGACAAGTTCGACAAGGACGCCAACACTGGCTACGCCACTGACAAGGACGGTATCCCCGACGGCTGGCAGGGTCTTGACTGCGGTGAGGAGTCCGTCAAGCTCTACAAGGAGGCCATCGCCGAGGCCAAGACCATCCTCTGGAACGGCCCCGCCGGTGTCTTCGAGTTCGAGAAGTTCGCCAGCGGCACCAAGGCCACCCTCGACGCCGTCGTCGACGCTGTCCAGAAGGACGGCAAGatcgtcatcatcggagGTGGTGACACCGCCACCGTCGCCAAGAAGTACGGCGTCGAGGACAAGCTTAGCCACGTCTCTACCGGTGGTGGTGCCAGCTTGGAGCTCCTCGAGGGCAAGGAGCTGCCCGGTGTTACCGCTCTGTCGAGTAAGTAA